GTTTGGTCTTTATCAGTCAGAAAGATAAAATTCAACGCCGCTAAGCGCTCTGAAGGCAAGCTCAACCGCGTCAGAGGTCTAGGGGCATAGCGATCGCTATGCCCCGATAGGACAATTGCAGTTAAAGCTCGCTAGGATAAGACTGATATAGGAGAATCATTATGGTGAATTTTGGAGTCGGCCCTGCCTTCGTGTTGGGGGTTTTCCTGGCAGTCGCAGGAGCGGGATTATATTTTTTGCGATCGGTACGCCCGGAACTGTCGCGGGATCACGATATCTTTTTTGCGGCAGTCGGTTTAGTCTGCGGCTTAATTTTAATGTTTTACGGCTGGCGCTTGGAACCGGCGCTTCAGTTCGGTCAGTTTTTGCTGGCGGGGACGACGATCTTTTTTGCTTACGAAGCGATTAAGCTGCGGGGAATTGCCACCGAACAGGCGCGGCGCACGACTCCGATTGTGGATGAAGATCGCCCGGTGAGTCGCGTTTACCAGAAAGAGGCGAAGTTGGATGATTACGATCCTTACGAGGGTCGCCGTTTGGAGGGCGCGCGCGATCGCCGCCCGGATTATGAAGCCGAGGAACGCCGTCCCCAAAGAAATTCCCGAGGAACTCGCCCCCGAACTGAGGAAAGCCAGAGAACTCGGCGTTCTCGTCCCGCTCCCGACCGTCGCACAGCGCCAAGCGGCCCCCTGCGCGATCGCTATGAGGATTGGAACGAGACGGAAAGTTACGAAGAAACGGATTATGCGGCGAGTCGATCGCGCCGTTCTCGCCCCGAGACCGTTGAGGACGAACCACCTGGCCGCCAGAAAACGCGGCGATCGCGTCCCGGCGATACCGATTTCGATGCAACACCGGTCGATTATCAGCCGATTGAGAGCGAAGAAGAAGCGAGTAATGGCTATAACTCGGATTACGACGAGCGCCCTCGCCCGAAGCGCGAATCTCGCTATGACGAACCTCCGGCGCGATCGCGGAACGACTACGACCCGATGAATTACGGTCAGCCTTACGAGGATGACGAAGAAGACGAGGGTGAGTACGATGAGGGCGATGAAGGAGTCGAACCGCGCCGCAGTAGCGATCGCTTCGATTATTGAGAAGACGGGGAAGTAAGGAGAGCGAGCGATTGCGGAAATGAAGGCGCTTCGAGGGTTAAGGTACGCGATCGCATTGACGTTACTGAGTTTGACGGTCGGCTGTCAAACTCCAGACGCGCCCATCGGCTCGACTTCCCTCAACAGCCGCTACAACGACGAACAACCAGCGCTTAGCGGTGACGGGCGCTGGTTAGCTTTTGTCTCCAATCGCAACGGTCGCAGTGAGATTTTGGTGTACGATCGCCGCCAGAAGCGCTTCGTGCAACTGCCGGGATTGCTGGTGCAAGACGCGATCGCTCAATCCCCCAGTTTGAGTCTGACCGGGCGCTATATGACCTATCTGATTAATAATCAGGGACGCGCCGATCTCGCTCTCTACGACCGCGCGATCGGGCGATCGCAAATTCTCAGCGGTAACTACCGCAGTTGGATTGCCAACCCCAAAATTAGCCCCAACGGGCGTTACATCGTCTTTGAATCCGCGCGCAAAGGCCAATGGGACATCGAAGTTCTCGATCGCGGGCCGGAAATCGAACTCGATATCCCCGAAGGCAGTCCCGTTAACTAACCGCCTCCATCACAAACCCGCGCTTCCCAGTCTTGCGATTAGGCATTCCTACCCCACACCCGCGATCGCATCAAAAATTGAAATGCAACCATCGCGGCATCCTCCCGTCCTACAATAACACTGACAACTGACGAAGGAATGACGATTAAAATGAAACGGCGACAGTTAATCCGCTACGGCGGCGCAAGTTTGCTGACCGCAGCCGGTCTTCTTGCCACCTCGGACTGGGAGCGCGCGCAAGCGCAGTCTCGAGGCAACCTGACCGTAAAAGCATTAGGTCATACTTGCTTTTTATTCTCCGGCGGCGGAATGAGAATCTTAGTCAACCCCTTCCGCACCCTCGGCTGCACTAAAGGCTATCGCTTGCCAAAAGTCGAAGCCGACCTCGTATTAGTTAGCAGTCAGTTGTTTGATGAAGGCGCAGCCGAGAATTTACCCGGAAATCCCCGAACTCTCTTTGAAGCAGGCGCATTTGAAGTTCGCAACACGCAATTTCAGGGCATCGAACTCAACCACGACCGCGAAGGCGGACGCAGATTTGGGAAAAATGTCGCTTGGCGCTGGACGCAAGCCGGAGTGAATATCCTGCATCTCGGCGGTGCGGTCTCCCAGATTGGCATCGAAGAACAAATCCTCATCGGTCGCCCCGATATCGCCTTCATTCCCGTCGGCGGCGGCCCCAAAGCCTACACCCCCGAAGAAGCCCTGCAAGCCCTCAAAGCCATTCGCCCCAAAATTGCCGTTCCCACCCATTACCGCACCCAAGCCGCCGATGCTAGCGCCTGCGATATCGTCTCCGTAGACTCATTTTTGGAATTAGCCGCCGAATTCCCCGTCAGTCGCATTGGCGATACCCTAGCCCTTTCCCCCGGAAATATCCCCCAAGATGGAACCGTAATTCGGGTCATGGGATATCGTTTCTAAGCCAATTTGTAGGGTGGGCATTGCCGCAGCACTTTTAAATTTAGGGTGCAACTTTAAATTGGCAATGCCCACCATCTAAGTTTTTGTGGGCAAGGTCATTCAATGAATCTCTTAAAAATAACCCTCATCGCTTTGCCTACCCTACTTTATACTTTCTTTCTAAGGTTTTCGCTCTCCGGGGCAGCCGCACTGCTATGCCCTCTTTGGGAACCGTGCAAAATCCAGGAAAATTGTTATGAGAGCGTTTTTTCTATTCCTCAAGCCCCTCAACGCCTTCTCATTGTGAACTTTTGTAACAAATTTTGGGGTTTTGCGTAAAAAACGAGCCGCAAGCCAGAGAAGCCTATAGAAGCTATTGAATCCAATAATTTTGCTTCTACCCTCGCCGGATTAACTTTAATACGCCGACCTGCAACATCTATGCGCTTCTTTCAACGTCTCTTCGGTAAACCCCAGCCGTCTCGCAAAACCACCAAAGGTTTCGGTCAAACCTTCGTTCTCGAACCCATTTTAACCCCTTCTGGTTTACTCGACTTCGATAGCGGTGATGATAGTCCCGACTTCGACAGCACGGATATTCCCGACTTTCACCCCGTCGAAATTACCGACTTCGCCCAGCATCCCCTCATCAACGATGCAGATTTACAAGAAATCGACTTTTTTGGTGCCGATGGCGACCCCGATTTGTTCGCCGATTCAGCAGTAGACTTTGATAGCTTGCCCGACTCGCCAACGGATGTTGATGCAAGCGAACCCTTAGATATTGACGGCGATGTCGATTTAAAACTCACCTCAGACCAATCTCTTGACAACCTCGAACCGCCCGATGACAGCGGCGATGCTGACGACTTCCTGCCGCCTCCAGTCATAACGACGGACAATTCCAACCCCGTTTTCCAACAGGGCGTTTTTACTGTTGATTCGAGCGGACAGGTTGGCGTTGACTTCCTGTATGACGGTGGCGGTTATCAAGGCGAACTCGCCATCTTTAACCTCGACGGTTTAGATGACTTTGACTTCGAGAATCCCGAAGAATTCCGCGCCTTCCTCCTCGAAGCATCAGACCGCGCCCTGAGCGATTCTAACCTCGGTCATGTGGCGATTTCCGACCTCACCGAAGGCGCTAAATTTAGCGGCAACCTCCCTGAAGGAAATTTCAACGCTGGGGAGTATGTAGGCGTGAAAACCTTCGAGATGAATCCGGGGGATAGATTCGCCGTGATGATTGTTCCGAATGGCAGCGTACAGCGCCTCCACGATATTTTAAGCGCCGGGGAAGACTTACCCTTCAAACTGCAACCGCTGTTCTCCCTCGGTACGGCAAATCCCAATGATTCCTTCCATATGGCGCAATTTGCCGATGTAACTGGCGATGGCAATACGTTTGCGATGGAAGACTTGCGAACCGATGGTTGGACAGACCAAGATTACAACGATATCGTCTTCCAAGTGCGCGGCGCAACTGGGGAAGCCGTCGATTTAGATGAAGTTATCAATCCTGATAACGACTGGCGAGGGACGGATATTGGTCAAGCTTTGATTGGTTATGCGATCGATCGCGCCTACGAATCAGACATTCCTTTTTTAACGGAAAGAATCTGGCAAAACCCAGAATATCGCTTGCATCTCCTCGAAGCTTTCTCGCAATCTGAGGATCCGCGTTTTGATAGCGCGATCGAAATTTTAACGACCTCAGCCCTCAAAGATGACTTTGATTTCAGTCAACTCTCGGGACAAGTTCGCATCCTCGAGCAAGCCTTAAATGACCCAGCCAATCATGCGATTTTAGAAGCGCTACAAACTAATATCATCGCCTTCACTCCAGGCTTTGAAGCACCCAATCTAGAAATCGCCGAAGTCTTTACCGATACAGTAGAGCATTACGGAGGTGCGGGTTACGTCGGAAATGCAAGTAGTGGAGTTGTTCGTATTGGCGATGGTTATATCCAAGAATTCAACTCCGGCGGCGCGGGTTCCGGTGCGATTTTGTATGGCGATGGTTACGAACGAGCAATCTTTCTCTCTGGAGAGGAATGGCAAACGTTTCAAGCTAATGGCGGAGTCCAAACTCAAGGATACCCAACCGAGCATCCAGTACCTCCAAGTGATGGTGGCGAACCGATAGAGCTTCCTTCAGACGACCTCACGCTTCCTGCACCAAATGGCGGTGGAGTGCAACCCCAAGATTCTAATGTCTTGCCCGATAGCAGCGGAGTTCAACCTCAAGTTTCTAACGTCTTACCTAATAGCGGTGAGAGCCAACCTTTAAATCCCGGAATATCGCCGAATGATGGCGATATTCAACCCCAAAACTCTCCAACATCGCCCATTTATACCAACCCAGCTAACGGCAACCGTTATTTCCTTACCCAACAAAATACTTGGGCTAACGCTCAAAGTCAGGCTAGAGCGGCTGGGGGCAATTTGGTGACGATTAATAATGCTACCGAACAAGCATGGCTTAACTCAACCTTTGGGAATACCGAGCGCCTTTGGATTGGTCTGACGGATAGCGAACTCTACGGTGCGACTGAGGGGAATTTCCGTTGGGTGAGTGGCGAACCGGTGACTTACACGAATTGGCTGCCTGGGAATCCAGACAATTGGCATCACACCTCAACTCTTGAAGGTGAAGATTTTGGGGAAATGAATTACGGTTCCCCCGGACAATGGAATGATGCACCGAGTGTAAACAATGCAGGAATGGCAGTTAGTTTTCGTGGGATTGTCGAAATCTTAAATCGCGCTCCCGTTGTATCTGCCAACAACCAAATCGCATATCCCTATCAAACAATTGTTCCATCCTTCTCTGCGATCGATCCCGAGGGAACGCCTATCAGTTATTACGCTTTTTATGACAGCAATAGCAGCAACACAAGCGGTTACATTACTGTCAATGGTGTCCGGCAAGCAGCGGGACAGGCTATCTACGTTCCTAGCAGTCAGTTGAACACGGTTCGCTTTGTTGGTGGCAGTTCGCCAGGAGATGATGGCTTGTACGTTTCCGCTCGAGATAATCATCTTTGGAGTAATTGGACAAGCTTCAATGTTAATACAGATTCTGCACCCAATACATTAGGCTCAGCGCGGGATATCATCTTAGGTCAATCGCTCGCAGAATATGTCAGCGAGTACGATCGCGATGACTACTATCGCTTTACAATTAACAATCTCAGTCGGGTTAATCTCAATCTTTCCGGTTTGAGCGCCGATGCCGATTTGAACTTGCTTGATGCTTTTGGTAACGTTATTGCTGTTTCTACACTATCTGGAACTAGCCCAGACTCCATTACTCGAGATCTCAATCCGGGAACCTATTACGTTCGAGTGAATCGCTTTGATGGCAGCACTAATTACACGCTTGCGACCTCAGCGCAAATCCTTCAACCCAATCGTCCTCCAGTTGTCAATGCGAATCATCAAACCGTTGCCCCCGGTCAAGCAATTTTCCCAAACTTTACAGTTAGCGATCCCGACGGCAATGCCATTACTCATTACCGCTTCCAAGACTTAAGCAATGGTGGCGGCTATTTCACGTTTAACGGCATACCCATCTCTAGCGGTCAAGTCCTTGAACTTCCTGCTTCTCAAATCGGTAGCTTGCGATTCGTCGGTGGAAGTAACTTAGGTGACGATCGCGTTCAAATTTCCGCTTTTGATGGCAAAGTCTGGAGCGATTGGCGCGATTTTACTATCAGCACCGATACCGCCGGAAATATTACCAGTGCCGCTCGTAATATTAACTTAACCTCCTCTTGGCAATCTCTAGGAGAGTATGTCAGTCCTTTCGATACTGACGACTATTATCGATTCACGCTCAACGGTAATAATCGGGTTGAACTCAGTATCTCTGGTTTAAGTTCCGATGCCGATTTGTACCTGCTTGATTCTGCTGGCAATATGCTGGCTTCGTCTACCCTGAGTGGGAGTAGCATTGATTCGATTATTCGAGAGTTGAATGCAGGCACATACTTCGTGCGCGTGAAGCAATTTAACGGCAGTACAAACTACAACTTAAATTATCGCGGTATTCCGGTCGTCACGGGGCCGCAATTTACCAGCTTCTCCGTCACCGATGCTTCGGGAGATGGCACGAGCGATACAGTGTTCCAACGCGGTGCGCTGCGATTTAACTGGGCGACAAATGTAGCAGCTAATAACGTCCGGATGTATGCTCGACATAACAGTACGGGGGTTATTACCGACTTAGGAAATGTCAGTAATGGCGGATTAGTTAACCTCAATACTCAACCTCTTGCTTCTGGCAATTACAGCGTCTACGCTCAAGCCCAAGATGCTAATGGTAACTGGGGGCGTTCGGCGGAAGTTCCTATGCGCGTGCTGGCTTTCAATCTTCAGAATGCGAATAGTATCCGTAAAGGCAGTTTTAACAACGACTCTCATGTTTTTTCTAATATGACTGAAGGGTCGGTGTTTATCGGACACGGTGGTTCGGATATTTTAGACTTGTCGAGTTTTAATTTGAGCAATGTTACGTTCGACCAGAATCGTCGTGCTGTCTTCGGCGGAACGACTTTTGATTGGATGCGAATTAATTCGACGGGTCAAGAAGTTTATTTCCAAGGCTACGAACAGTTGAAGTTTGCGAACAATCAAGTTTTTAATCTAGGGGTTACTCCTAACGATCCTTTATTTTCACAACAGTGGAACTTAAAGATGATGGATGTTCCGGGTGCGTGGCGATTTACAACTGGCTCTAGTCAAATTCTGTTGGGGAATATTGATAGCGGTCTAAATTACCATCAAGATCTAAGTCGAATTATTTCAGATCCATCACAATCTGATGATGATTCAACGGTCAAATCTTACGGTCATGGGACTGGCGTACAAGGAATTATGGCAGCAAACGCGAATAATGGTATAGGTCTTGCAGGGATTAACTGGAATAGCAGCACTTATGTCACTGATATCTTTGGTCCAGACGGGCTTCCAGGGGAGCGTGCGCTCTCTGATGTTGGGAATTACGCTCGCAACACAGGTCAAAATGCAGTAGTTAACAACAGTTGGGGATACGCTCCAGGAACTGGTCAAGATACCGTTCAGCGAGATGCCATGAATAATTCTGCATACCGGGACAATACCCTTTATATGTTTTCGTCTGGCAATGACGATGTATATCCAGTTAATTACCCAGCCCGCTGGTCAACAGAATTGAGTAATGTAATGGCTGTGGGTGCTGTTGATGATCGCGGATGGCGGATTACCAAAAATATGACAGAAGGCGGAGGATTATCAGCTGGTGGCTCTACCTGGAAGTGGTCGCCTGATGGCTGGGGTTCCAACTATGGAACAGGTCTGAGCTTAGTTGCACCAACATTTGTTCCTTCCACCCATATTGATGGTAGTTACTATCAATACTACGACAGTCGCCATCCGGGTTTCGGCGGTACATCTGCGGCTGCACCCAATGCTTCTGGGGTTGCATCTTTGGTTTGGAGTGCCAACTCTTCTCTCATTGCATCGGATATTCGGAACATTTTAACTAGCACTGCGAATCGTAATTTCGGTTGGTTTAATAGCAACGAATACGGTGCGGGTTTGATTGATGCTGAAGCAGGGGTTCGTCGTGCCGATGCGTTAGGGCGCAATGGTTCTGTGGCGAGTTTATTCGATCACAGAGGACTATTCTTTGGCTAATATCAATTCCTAATCCTGATGCACTAAATTTTATCTGTAGGGGCAGAGCAATGCTCTGCCATAAATCTGCTTGATTTAAAGTGCAACGTTTAAATTGGTTAACGCACACCACTCGTTTGCTGATGGGCAAGGCAATTCAATTAATCTTTCAAAAACACCTTCATCGCCTTGCCCACCCGACTTAACTCATAAATTCAACTACCCTAAAAACAACTGATACGCCGGATTCTGATTCTCATCCCAATAGCGATAGCCCATCCCATCTAAAAACGCTTGCCATTCCTGCATTTCATCGGGAGGAACTTGCACGCCAATGACAATTCGCCCGTAATCCGCCCCATGATTGCGATAGTGGAAAACGCTGATATTCCAATTCGGACTCATGGCGGTTATGAACTTCATTAATGCGCCGGGACGTTCGGGAAACTCGAAGCGGTAAAGCAGTTCGTTGTGCGCTAAAGGCGAATGTCCGCCCACCATATGGCGCAAGTGCATCTTTGTTAATTCGTCGTCGGTTAAATCCAACGTTTGAAACCCGCAAGCCTCAAAACCTTCTCGCATTCTAATTGCATCGGCGCGATCTTGGATTTGAACTCCGACGAAAATATGTGCTTCTTTTTCGCTGGCAATGCGATAGTTAAACTCCGTTAAATTGCGCTTGCCCATGCAGTCGCAAAACTTTCGCAAACTGCCCGGTTGTTCGGGAATGGTAACGGCAAAAATTGCTTCTCTACATTCCCCTAATTCGGCGCGCTCGGCAACAAATCGCAAGCGATCGAAATTCATGTTAGCACCGCAAGCGACTGCAACTAGGGTTTCGCCTTCGATTTGTTCGCGTTCGGCGTAGGCTTTTGCTCCCGCGATCGCGAGCGCCCCCGCTGGTTCTAAAATCGATCGCGTATCCTGAAACACATCCTTAATCGCCGCGCAAGTCGCATCCGTATCCACCAAAATTACTTCATCAACGTACTGCTGGCACAACCAAAACGTCTCCTCTCCCACCTCGCGCACCGCTACCCCATCGGCAAATAGCCCCACCTGCGGCAATCTTACCCGCTTTCCGGCTTTTAGCGATCGATACATCGCATCCGCATCCACCGGTTCAACCCCAATAATCTTAACTTCTGGGCGAATTCGCTTGACATATGCGCCAATACCTGCTATTAAACCGCCGCCCCCGATCGCGACAAAAATCGCATGAATCGGTTGTTGGCACTGCCGCAAAATCTCCATCCCAATCGTACCCTGCCCCGCAATCACATGAGGATCGTCAAACGGGTGAATAAACGTCAAGCCCTTATCCGCCTCCAACTGACGCGCATAAGCGCAAGCATCATCGTAAGTATCGCCGTGCAGCACCACCTCGCCGCCCCGCGCCTTCACCGCATCCACCTTCACCTGCGGCGTTGTCACCGGCATGACGATAATCGCGCGAGTTCCCAAGCGGCGCGCGGCGAGGGCAACCCCTTGCGCGTGATTTCCCGCCGACGCAGCAATCACGCCCTTCGCCAGCACATCCGGCGGTAAGTTTGCCATTTTGTTATACGCGCCCCGCAGCTTAAAGGAAAAGACGGACTGTAAATCTTCCCGTTTGAGTAGCAGTTGGTTGTTGAGGCGCGCGGAGAGGTTGGGGGCAAATTCTAGGGGCGTTTCGCGGGCGACATCGTAGACGCGCGCGGTGAGGATTTGAACGAGGTAATCGCAGTACATGAGGGCGGTAGGTGCGCGAGGGGAGGATGGGTTCTTATTTTACCTTCTTATATGCTAAGCTTATTAATACTCATGAACTACAACAAAGGTTAAAGTGAGGATAATGAACTATAATTCCGACATAAATCGAGATATAGCTCGCCTTCAGAAGAAAAGCGATCATCTTCAGAAAAGTACGCGAGAAGGAATTGAAGAGAGAAGTGGCTACGCTAATGTAATGTATCAATCTCTTCTTAGAGAGATTAAAGAATTTGAGTCTGAATTAAAAGCTGACGAAGAGGTGGGAGCATATATTGCTAACTTAGGGGGAAGTTCCTATCTGCGTATAGAATCAATATCTTACCGAGATCCATACTACTTAATTTTAATAGGTCAGAATGAGGATCGAAGAGTTAAGTTAGTACAGCACGTCACACAAATAAATATTTTATTCGTAGTTATTAAAATTAAACCAGAAGAAGATAGAGAACCACGTCGTTTCGGATTCGAGATATAGCAGTTGTTTACATGGATGAGGTACACCCAGCGGGCGAATACCATTTGCCCCTACGGAGCGACGTTCAATTGCGAGGAGACCTCGCAACCCGCGCCCCTACCGATTTGATTTTTGGAACTGTACCTCACGCAAACGAAAAACGCTAACCACTCAGGCAAAATCATCTACACATCGCTATGGTTCCAAAGCTAGGAAAGTCAAGGGTTTCATGATTTTTAAGTTGGTAATTTATTTTGCTCAGGTGCTTATATAACCCGTCAAAATCGATTTTAAGAAGCACTTGCGTAATACTTGATTGCTTAAGATTTCTATTAAATCCCTTCAGTCTCATCTGAGGAAATAGGATGCTATTGCACGTCGTCGGAAACGCCCTCAAGTTGCTCGGCATCTCCCGTCTCCGATTGAAGTGCTTGTAAAATAATTTCCACAATTCTATAAACATGAGAACCAGGTGTGTTCGGCCAATATTGCCGTGCAGATGGATGTAAATCTTTAGCACGTTTTACGGCAACTTCTATGCAATCTTGAAAGAATTTTAAATCTAAATTGCTTTTATTATAGCTTCCTAACCTATGTCTAATTTCCTTTTCAAAAACCTCGCATCTATCCCCCGTGATATTAAGTTCGTCTAAATGCAAATACAACCAAACTTCAAAACATGGATTGCTAACCAAGAGTTGATATTTCTTTTGCTTAGCCTCTTTACAGATTGCACTTAGTTCCTTTTTCGTCCAGCGATCGACATCGAACATGATACATAAAACATCATCCGAACTAAGTGCGTATTTTTCGACAAATTTATTTAATCTTGTCAAAACATATTGTGGTGCAGATTGGTTATCCTCTCCTGTAGCCAAAACTTCGATTTTGATACGAGGGCTGTGAAAAAGGGAGAAATATTGCTTTTCCGTTTCTCTTCCTTCTGTTGCAATGATAAAAAGCCTTGCATCTCGCTGATTCTCCTCGCGGTCGATTAATTTAGTCCGACCAATCTTTGTTGCCTTTGCCATTCTTGTTATCGGATGATTCTGATTCGCAATCTAGCCAGTTTAAATGACGAATATCGCCAAAAAATGGAATGGCTCCAAATCTACCATTTAAATAGCCTTTTTCAATCTGAAGCCCTTCAACATTTTTAAATGCTGCAAGAGAATAGAGATGCGATTCTCCCCTTTTATCTTTTTCCACAAACCAAATCTCATCTTTTCGTAACAAATCGAGGTCGAGCAGATTGGTATCGTGAGTGGTAAAAATCAATTGATTTCGGTTATTAGCCTCTCTACACTTTAAAGTAAGTTCTATCAATATACGCGACAATAGAGGATGCAAGCGGCGATCCAGTTCGTCTAATAAAACTACTTTTTCTGAATCTTCTTCCTGAAACATAAATAAAATAGGCAGTAGATGAATTAATCGCTGCGTTCCCTCAGATTCCTCTGTCAAAGAAAAATCAACAAGATTTCCTTTTGCATCGTAGTGTTGAGTTTTGAGTTGAATTAGTTTCAATTGATTCTGTTTAAATTTTTTAATAAAATATTGAACAAAGTTACTTTCAATTAACGCGAGTGAATCTTCATCGGCTCTTAAAAAACTTTGCAGAATATCTTCCCTAATCTCATTTGGAATATCGGGGAAATGACGATCGAAGTCTAATTCAATTTCTTCGGTTCCAATAGAAGCTATTCCTGTATCTGCAAGTTTAAGAAACTCGTTGAGAAAATGAGTAAACTCTTTGCTATTTAATACTCCAAGTTCCAAACCTCTAAACTTTGAATCAGCAGGAACAATTGTCAAACTATTTCTAAACCAATCAATTACAGGTATTAATTTTTCAACATTGCGCTCGACCGCTTCTGTTAAGAATAATTGATTGGGGCGAGTTCCTTGGGCAACAAACTCTAGGAATTGTGCTTGTTTTTTACTCCTACCCCGCAAAATTGTACCAAACTCTACTTCAGTTTCCTTATCTTCTGAGGTGGTTCGTTCAAACACTAATTTTTCTCGTTTATTTCCAGCGAGAGACGTTGCATCAAGCCACTCTTCAAAGATTCGCTCTCGATTTAATTTAAAGCCGTAAGAATACAAAAAACCTTGATGAGTAAACTTGAATTCAATTTTACTCGGACTCAATCGATCGTTGCTCAATTTAAAGGGAGCGATAGGAATGAGTCTATCGCTGCGCGTTCCTTCTACAATCAAATCTTGTGCAAAACCGATCGCTTCAATTAAATTCGATTTTCCGGCGGCATTGGCTCCGTAAATTGCAGAAATTGGTAACACAGATATTCCTTTTCCGGCTGCATCGATCGCGAGATGATTGGTATGATGTTCATCACGCCTAACTCCCCGCAGACTAAAAGTC
This portion of the Oscillatoria sp. FACHB-1406 genome encodes:
- a CDS encoding Ycf66 family protein is translated as MVNFGVGPAFVLGVFLAVAGAGLYFLRSVRPELSRDHDIFFAAVGLVCGLILMFYGWRLEPALQFGQFLLAGTTIFFAYEAIKLRGIATEQARRTTPIVDEDRPVSRVYQKEAKLDDYDPYEGRRLEGARDRRPDYEAEERRPQRNSRGTRPRTEESQRTRRSRPAPDRRTAPSGPLRDRYEDWNETESYEETDYAASRSRRSRPETVEDEPPGRQKTRRSRPGDTDFDATPVDYQPIESEEEASNGYNSDYDERPRPKRESRYDEPPARSRNDYDPMNYGQPYEDDEEDEGEYDEGDEGVEPRRSSDRFDY
- a CDS encoding PD40 domain-containing protein: MKALRGLRYAIALTLLSLTVGCQTPDAPIGSTSLNSRYNDEQPALSGDGRWLAFVSNRNGRSEILVYDRRQKRFVQLPGLLVQDAIAQSPSLSLTGRYMTYLINNQGRADLALYDRAIGRSQILSGNYRSWIANPKISPNGRYIVFESARKGQWDIEVLDRGPEIELDIPEGSPVN
- a CDS encoding MBL fold metallo-hydrolase; translated protein: MTIKMKRRQLIRYGGASLLTAAGLLATSDWERAQAQSRGNLTVKALGHTCFLFSGGGMRILVNPFRTLGCTKGYRLPKVEADLVLVSSQLFDEGAAENLPGNPRTLFEAGAFEVRNTQFQGIELNHDREGGRRFGKNVAWRWTQAGVNILHLGGAVSQIGIEEQILIGRPDIAFIPVGGGPKAYTPEEALQALKAIRPKIAVPTHYRTQAADASACDIVSVDSFLELAAEFPVSRIGDTLALSPGNIPQDGTVIRVMGYRF
- a CDS encoding S8 family serine peptidase; the encoded protein is MRFFQRLFGKPQPSRKTTKGFGQTFVLEPILTPSGLLDFDSGDDSPDFDSTDIPDFHPVEITDFAQHPLINDADLQEIDFFGADGDPDLFADSAVDFDSLPDSPTDVDASEPLDIDGDVDLKLTSDQSLDNLEPPDDSGDADDFLPPPVITTDNSNPVFQQGVFTVDSSGQVGVDFLYDGGGYQGELAIFNLDGLDDFDFENPEEFRAFLLEASDRALSDSNLGHVAISDLTEGAKFSGNLPEGNFNAGEYVGVKTFEMNPGDRFAVMIVPNGSVQRLHDILSAGEDLPFKLQPLFSLGTANPNDSFHMAQFADVTGDGNTFAMEDLRTDGWTDQDYNDIVFQVRGATGEAVDLDEVINPDNDWRGTDIGQALIGYAIDRAYESDIPFLTERIWQNPEYRLHLLEAFSQSEDPRFDSAIEILTTSALKDDFDFSQLSGQVRILEQALNDPANHAILEALQTNIIAFTPGFEAPNLEIAEVFTDTVEHYGGAGYVGNASSGVVRIGDGYIQEFNSGGAGSGAILYGDGYERAIFLSGEEWQTFQANGGVQTQGYPTEHPVPPSDGGEPIELPSDDLTLPAPNGGGVQPQDSNVLPDSSGVQPQVSNVLPNSGESQPLNPGISPNDGDIQPQNSPTSPIYTNPANGNRYFLTQQNTWANAQSQARAAGGNLVTINNATEQAWLNSTFGNTERLWIGLTDSELYGATEGNFRWVSGEPVTYTNWLPGNPDNWHHTSTLEGEDFGEMNYGSPGQWNDAPSVNNAGMAVSFRGIVEILNRAPVVSANNQIAYPYQTIVPSFSAIDPEGTPISYYAFYDSNSSNTSGYITVNGVRQAAGQAIYVPSSQLNTVRFVGGSSPGDDGLYVSARDNHLWSNWTSFNVNTDSAPNTLGSARDIILGQSLAEYVSEYDRDDYYRFTINNLSRVNLNLSGLSADADLNLLDAFGNVIAVSTLSGTSPDSITRDLNPGTYYVRVNRFDGSTNYTLATSAQILQPNRPPVVNANHQTVAPGQAIFPNFTVSDPDGNAITHYRFQDLSNGGGYFTFNGIPISSGQVLELPASQIGSLRFVGGSNLGDDRVQISAFDGKVWSDWRDFTISTDTAGNITSAARNINLTSSWQSLGEYVSPFDTDDYYRFTLNGNNRVELSISGLSSDADLYLLDSAGNMLASSTLSGSSIDSIIRELNAGTYFVRVKQFNGSTNYNLNYRGIPVVTGPQFTSFSVTDASGDGTSDTVFQRGALRFNWATNVAANNVRMYARHNSTGVITDLGNVSNGGLVNLNTQPLASGNYSVYAQAQDANGNWGRSAEVPMRVLAFNLQNANSIRKGSFNNDSHVFSNMTEGSVFIGHGGSDILDLSSFNLSNVTFDQNRRAVFGGTTFDWMRINSTGQEVYFQGYEQLKFANNQVFNLGVTPNDPLFSQQWNLKMMDVPGAWRFTTGSSQILLGNIDSGLNYHQDLSRIISDPSQSDDDSTVKSYGHGTGVQGIMAANANNGIGLAGINWNSSTYVTDIFGPDGLPGERALSDVGNYARNTGQNAVVNNSWGYAPGTGQDTVQRDAMNNSAYRDNTLYMFSSGNDDVYPVNYPARWSTELSNVMAVGAVDDRGWRITKNMTEGGGLSAGGSTWKWSPDGWGSNYGTGLSLVAPTFVPSTHIDGSYYQYYDSRHPGFGGTSAAAPNASGVASLVWSANSSLIASDIRNILTSTANRNFGWFNSNEYGAGLIDAEAGVRRADALGRNGSVASLFDHRGLFFG
- the ilvA gene encoding threonine ammonia-lyase, biosynthetic, whose protein sequence is MYCDYLVQILTARVYDVARETPLEFAPNLSARLNNQLLLKREDLQSVFSFKLRGAYNKMANLPPDVLAKGVIAASAGNHAQGVALAARRLGTRAIIVMPVTTPQVKVDAVKARGGEVVLHGDTYDDACAYARQLEADKGLTFIHPFDDPHVIAGQGTIGMEILRQCQQPIHAIFVAIGGGGLIAGIGAYVKRIRPEVKIIGVEPVDADAMYRSLKAGKRVRLPQVGLFADGVAVREVGEETFWLCQQYVDEVILVDTDATCAAIKDVFQDTRSILEPAGALAIAGAKAYAEREQIEGETLVAVACGANMNFDRLRFVAERAELGECREAIFAVTIPEQPGSLRKFCDCMGKRNLTEFNYRIASEKEAHIFVGVQIQDRADAIRMREGFEACGFQTLDLTDDELTKMHLRHMVGGHSPLAHNELLYRFEFPERPGALMKFITAMSPNWNISVFHYRNHGADYGRIVIGVQVPPDEMQEWQAFLDGMGYRYWDENQNPAYQLFLG